Proteins encoded by one window of Enterococcus saccharolyticus subsp. saccharolyticus:
- a CDS encoding DeoR/GlpR family DNA-binding transcription regulator, with protein sequence MYQEERIQKIYQLLAQQGKVTKKEMMNAFSVSADTARRDILEVLKSDKVIRTHGGIMLAVASPQVFDFLERTHMSKPEKEHMAALVQKYLPENGVCFLDVSTTLLLVAQQLEKCCTIYTHSLDHAVALTNTPQVETHVLGGLLDKENRFFFSEEALNTIQQLKFDCCIIGAASLEQEGIFFKERHNALIKQKIIAQSRRVILVAENQKFFKQGHFKGANYDQIDQFITDKELTEEQYCYFMPKTEIVF encoded by the coding sequence GTGTATCAAGAAGAAAGAATTCAAAAAATCTATCAACTACTGGCACAACAAGGGAAAGTAACAAAAAAAGAAATGATGAATGCGTTTTCTGTTTCTGCGGATACAGCACGGCGTGATATTTTAGAAGTGTTAAAATCAGACAAAGTTATTCGTACTCATGGAGGAATTATGCTAGCAGTCGCTAGTCCACAAGTATTTGATTTCCTTGAACGTACGCATATGTCAAAACCTGAAAAAGAACATATGGCAGCCTTAGTGCAGAAGTATTTACCAGAAAATGGTGTATGCTTTTTAGATGTATCTACAACGCTTTTGTTAGTTGCACAACAGTTAGAAAAATGTTGTACAATCTACACACATTCTTTAGATCATGCGGTTGCTTTAACCAATACACCTCAGGTAGAGACGCATGTACTTGGTGGATTACTAGACAAAGAAAATCGTTTCTTTTTTTCAGAAGAAGCGTTAAATACAATTCAACAACTTAAGTTTGATTGTTGTATTATTGGTGCAGCAAGTTTGGAGCAAGAAGGAATTTTTTTTAAAGAAAGACACAATGCACTTATTAAACAAAAAATTATTGCACAAAGTAGGAGAGTTATTTTAGTTGCTGAAAATCAAAAATTTTTTAAACAAGGACACTTTAAAGGAGCAAACTATGATCAAATTGATCAATTTATTACAGATAAAGAATTAACAGAAGAACAATATTGTTATTTTATGCCAAAAACAGAAATTGTTTTTTAG